Part of the Candidatus Eisenbacteria bacterium genome is shown below.
TGTACTATTGTGGTATCGACCTGCACGCACGATCAATGTACCTCTGTATCCTCAACCAGAAAGGAGAAGTCTTACTCCACCGCAACATGCGAGCAGAACCAGAACCATTCCTCAAGAGCATCGCCCCATACCGTGAGGACATCGTAGTCTCGGCGGAA
Proteins encoded:
- a CDS encoding IS110 family transposase; its protein translation is MRFYTKEHLYYCGIDLHARSMYLCILNQKGEVLLHRNMRAEPEPFLKSIAPYREDIVVSAECMFTWYWLADLCAQENIPFILAHALYMKAIHGGKTK